In a single window of the Lebetimonas sp. JH292 genome:
- a CDS encoding molybdopterin molybdotransferase MoeA: MLNNIPYKEALEVSLKESFLSTSKNVFINEALGYFLAEDVKAAKNNPSFDNSAMDGFGFKHSDKKKFKIIKTIYAGDKFDDFDIKNNECVKIMTGAKIPKDIDTVIPIENCLKVTGEYIEIPEIKKGANVRKKGEDIQKGEILIKKGEEITPETIALLASQGITNIKVYKKPSIAILSSGNELKEPYEKADEDEIYNINSYSIYSLLKKYSFNADIIGIVADTYEETLKEIKNILNFYDVIITSGGISFGEKDFMFNVFKTLGLKEFFHGIMVKPGRPTMIGKIGKKFIFAMPGNPLSSFLNMFCIGIPVLRKMSGADKYYHETYFAKNKNDFKVNSKKDHTALGFYENGEWEVYNSYKYGSGMLKPLLKSNSVAIIQKGNEIITKDTILKIIPFVNQFSNKNNMFN, translated from the coding sequence ATGTTAAATAATATTCCCTATAAAGAGGCTTTGGAAGTTTCTTTAAAAGAAAGTTTTTTATCAACTTCCAAAAATGTTTTTATAAATGAAGCCTTAGGTTATTTTTTAGCCGAAGATGTAAAAGCCGCTAAAAACAACCCTTCATTTGACAACTCCGCCATGGACGGATTTGGATTTAAACATTCAGACAAAAAAAAATTTAAAATTATAAAAACTATTTATGCCGGAGATAAATTTGATGATTTTGATATAAAAAACAATGAATGCGTTAAAATTATGACAGGGGCAAAAATCCCAAAAGATATAGATACTGTAATTCCGATTGAAAACTGCTTAAAAGTTACAGGTGAATATATTGAAATTCCAGAAATAAAAAAAGGCGCCAATGTAAGAAAAAAAGGCGAAGATATCCAAAAAGGAGAAATTTTAATAAAAAAAGGCGAAGAAATAACACCTGAAACAATAGCACTGCTTGCAAGCCAGGGAATTACAAATATAAAAGTATATAAAAAACCTTCTATTGCCATACTTTCAAGCGGAAATGAACTGAAAGAGCCTTATGAAAAAGCCGATGAAGATGAAATATATAACATCAATTCTTACTCAATTTATTCACTCTTAAAAAAATACAGTTTTAATGCCGATATTATCGGAATTGTAGCAGATACTTACGAAGAAACATTAAAAGAAATAAAAAATATACTAAATTTTTATGATGTAATCATAACAAGCGGCGGAATAAGTTTCGGGGAAAAAGATTTTATGTTTAATGTTTTTAAAACCTTGGGGTTAAAAGAATTTTTTCACGGAATAATGGTAAAACCCGGACGTCCTACCATGATAGGAAAAATAGGTAAAAAATTTATTTTTGCAATGCCCGGAAATCCTTTAAGCAGTTTTTTAAATATGTTTTGCATAGGAATACCAGTTTTAAGAAAAATGAGCGGTGCAGACAAATATTATCATGAGACTTATTTTGCAAAAAACAAAAACGATTTTAAAGTTAATTCAAAAAAAGACCATACGGCACTCGGATTTTATGAAAACGGAGAATGGGAAGTATATAACAGTTATAAATACGGTTCAGGAATGCTAAAACCCCTCCTTAAATCCAATTCGGTTGCAATTATTCAAAAAGGGAATGAAATAATTACAAAAGATACAATTTTAAAAATCATACCTTTTGTAAATCAGTTTAGCAATAAAAACAATATGTTCAATTAA
- a CDS encoding F0F1 ATP synthase subunit C, whose translation MKKIALLMAGFLAFAFAGDSTMIQAYSVVAAVVGLGLAALGGAIGMGHTAAATIAGTARNPQLGGKLMGTMFIALAMIEAQVIYALVLALIALYANPFLG comes from the coding sequence ATGAAAAAAATCGCTCTTTTAATGGCAGGATTTTTGGCATTTGCATTTGCAGGTGATTCTACTATGATTCAAGCTTACAGCGTAGTAGCAGCCGTTGTAGGTTTAGGTTTGGCTGCACTTGGTGGTGCTATCGGAATGGGTCATACTGCTGCTGCCACTATTGCTGGTACTGCAAGAAACCCTCAGCTTGGTGGTAAATTAATGGGTACAATGTTCATCGCATTAGCGATGATCGAAGCACAAGTTATTTATGCACTTGTACTTGCTTTAATAGCACTTTATGCTAATCCATTCTTAGGATAA
- a CDS encoding molybdopterin dinucleotide binding domain-containing protein: MFENKKRWWLNTGRALAQYNNAAQTRYSEKLTKKYDDDVLLVNPVHKNEISNTVKLKSHYGESGPLKVKFTNSLRPYTLFATFHFAKNKINYLFGDTHDHKVKTPNFKAVEVEIINVD; encoded by the coding sequence ATATTTGAAAATAAAAAAAGATGGTGGTTAAATACAGGAAGGGCTCTTGCACAGTATAATAACGCCGCACAAACCAGATATTCGGAAAAATTAACTAAAAAATATGATGATGATGTTTTATTGGTAAATCCTGTTCATAAAAACGAAATAAGCAATACTGTTAAATTAAAATCACATTACGGAGAGAGCGGGCCTTTGAAAGTAAAATTTACAAATTCCCTCAGACCATATACTCTTTTTGCAACTTTTCATTTTGCAAAAAATAAAATAAATTATCTTTTTGGAGATACACACGACCATAAAGTAAAAACCCCAAATTTTAAAGCTGTGGAGGTGGAAATAATAAATGTTGATTAA
- a CDS encoding SDR family oxidoreductase yields MNVIITGASRGIGRKLARYYAKKNKVFAIARDEKKLNELKKENENIIPIVCDLSNINEVRKLRFDEIDLVICNAGISLPHAPDFTPYEEFEKLFQINFLSIHALLENIVPDMQKRKRGKIVFISSLASIIASPTSLPYSASKRALNSYAQSLRNMLAKYNIKVINIMPGFIKTDLIAKNDFYMPFLMDLNEGAKRIIDAIEKEKKEYAFPKRFYYILKMFNLLPLNIQDKILQKFAN; encoded by the coding sequence TTGAATGTAATTATAACAGGTGCGAGCAGGGGAATAGGCAGGAAACTTGCCAGATATTACGCAAAAAAGAATAAAGTTTTTGCCATTGCAAGAGATGAAAAAAAGTTAAATGAACTAAAAAAAGAAAATGAAAATATAATTCCTATAGTCTGTGATTTAAGCAATATTAATGAAGTTAGAAAACTTAGATTTGATGAAATTGATTTAGTTATTTGCAATGCCGGAATTTCACTTCCACATGCTCCAGATTTTACTCCGTATGAAGAGTTTGAAAAACTTTTTCAAATAAATTTTTTAAGCATTCACGCACTTTTAGAAAACATAGTGCCAGATATGCAAAAAAGAAAAAGAGGGAAAATTGTATTTATTTCTTCTCTTGCATCAATTATTGCATCTCCAACCTCTCTTCCTTATTCGGCATCAAAAAGGGCTCTTAATTCATATGCCCAGAGTCTTAGAAATATGTTAGCAAAATATAATATAAAAGTTATAAATATAATGCCTGGATTCATTAAAACCGATTTAATTGCAAAAAACGATTTTTATATGCCATTTTTAATGGATTTAAATGAAGGTGCTAAAAGAATTATTGATGCAATTGAAAAAGAAAAAAAAGAGTATGCCTTTCCAAAAAGATTTTATTATATTTTGAAAATGTTTAATTTATTGCCTTTAAATATTCAGGATAAAATTTTGCAAAAATTTGCAAATTAA
- the thrS gene encoding threonine--tRNA ligase: protein MHNDIIGYKYNDKIIDIQTAQEMGIENLEPIFFDNSSEALELIRHSAAHLMAQAVKELYPDAKFYVGPTIENGFYYDLKTQKSITDKDLKNIEKKMKALAKKKIPIEKYYISMDEARKKFKDDELKQAVLDMIDEDKVSIYKQGDFEDLCRGPHVPNTKYLQNVKLQKVAGAYLGGDSKNEMLTRIYGTAFATKEALQKYLKMLEEAKKRDHRKLGTELELWMFDEEIGAGMPIWLPKGALLRGNLEKLLYSAHIRRNYLPVKGPELLRSHMWKISGHYYNYKENMYFTEIENDDPNKPAEEYGIKPMNCLSHVKIFGHKVRSYKELPLRFFEFGTVHRHEKSGVLHGLLRVREFTQDDAHIFCRDDQIEDEVIKVLEFVDAIMQRFGFEYEMEISTKPEKSIGSDEIWEKATNALKGALNRLNRNYGIDEGGGAFYGPKIDIKITDAIGRKWQCGTIQVDFNLPERFDINYIDENNTKKRPVMIHRAIIGSFERFIAILTEHYAGEYPTFIAPVKAIFVPINENHVNYAKEIQKELLNDDIITEIYDSGDSLNKRIRNAEKQRVGYVVIIGDEEVENDLVAIRDRKKREQYKLSKGEFVEMIKKLCEVKL, encoded by the coding sequence ATGCATAACGATATAATCGGTTATAAATATAATGATAAAATTATTGATATTCAAACAGCTCAGGAAATGGGTATTGAAAATTTAGAACCAATATTTTTCGATAACTCTTCTGAAGCACTCGAACTTATAAGACACTCAGCTGCCCACTTAATGGCACAGGCTGTAAAAGAGCTTTATCCCGATGCAAAATTTTATGTGGGCCCTACCATAGAAAACGGATTTTATTATGATTTAAAAACTCAAAAAAGCATTACCGATAAAGATTTAAAAAATATTGAAAAGAAAATGAAAGCCCTTGCTAAGAAAAAAATCCCTATTGAAAAATATTATATTTCAATGGATGAAGCAAGAAAAAAATTTAAAGATGATGAACTGAAACAGGCTGTTTTGGATATGATTGATGAAGACAAGGTTTCTATTTATAAACAGGGGGATTTTGAAGACCTATGCCGCGGACCTCACGTGCCAAACACAAAATACCTTCAAAACGTAAAACTTCAAAAAGTTGCCGGTGCCTATTTAGGAGGAGATAGTAAAAACGAGATGCTGACAAGAATTTACGGAACCGCTTTTGCAACAAAAGAGGCATTGCAAAAGTATCTTAAAATGCTTGAAGAGGCAAAAAAAAGAGACCACAGAAAACTTGGTACTGAGCTTGAACTTTGGATGTTTGATGAAGAAATCGGGGCAGGAATGCCGATTTGGCTGCCAAAAGGTGCACTTCTTAGAGGCAATCTTGAAAAACTTTTATATTCTGCCCATATAAGAAGAAATTACCTACCTGTAAAAGGGCCTGAGCTTCTAAGAAGCCATATGTGGAAAATTTCGGGGCATTATTATAACTACAAGGAAAATATGTATTTTACAGAAATTGAAAACGACGATCCTAATAAACCTGCAGAAGAATACGGTATTAAACCGATGAATTGCCTCTCTCATGTCAAAATTTTCGGGCATAAAGTAAGAAGTTATAAAGAACTGCCTCTTAGATTTTTTGAATTCGGAACAGTCCACAGACACGAAAAATCCGGAGTTTTACACGGACTTTTAAGAGTTAGGGAATTTACCCAGGATGACGCACATATATTCTGCAGGGACGATCAGATAGAAGATGAAGTAATAAAAGTACTCGAATTTGTAGATGCCATAATGCAAAGATTCGGCTTTGAGTATGAAATGGAAATTTCTACAAAACCTGAAAAATCAATAGGAAGCGATGAAATTTGGGAAAAAGCAACCAATGCCCTCAAAGGTGCATTAAACAGACTTAACAGAAATTATGGAATAGACGAAGGCGGAGGGGCATTTTACGGTCCGAAAATAGACATAAAAATTACTGATGCAATAGGGAGAAAATGGCAATGCGGAACAATTCAGGTGGATTTTAACCTGCCTGAAAGATTTGACATAAATTATATTGATGAAAACAACACCAAAAAACGTCCGGTAATGATTCACAGAGCGATTATTGGAAGTTTTGAAAGATTTATAGCAATCCTTACAGAACATTATGCAGGCGAATATCCTACTTTTATAGCTCCTGTTAAAGCGATTTTTGTTCCAATCAATGAAAATCATGTAAATTATGCAAAAGAAATTCAAAAAGAACTTCTTAATGACGATATTATTACCGAAATTTATGACAGCGGTGATTCACTCAATAAAAGAATAAGAAATGCTGAAAAACAAAGAGTCGGATATGTAGTAATTATAGGTGATGAAGAGGTGGAAAATGATTTGGTTGCCATAAGAGACAGAAAAAAAAGAGAACAATATAAATTAAGCAAAGGAGAATTTGTGGAAATGATCAAAAAATTATGCGAGGTTAAATTATGA
- a CDS encoding NifB/NifX family molybdenum-iron cluster-binding protein: MKIIITSDGEWMTSKFCPHFEECKYLILYDTKTKEYSSMKSPSYQTKDKTKLINFLKAVFMKHIITGENIDDKYFKVYIPQQKKSTVEEVIIEYLKNINKYK, encoded by the coding sequence ATGAAAATAATTATAACAAGCGACGGAGAATGGATGACTTCAAAATTTTGTCCACATTTTGAAGAATGTAAATATTTAATTCTTTATGACACTAAAACAAAAGAATATTCTTCTATGAAATCACCTTCATATCAGACAAAAGACAAAACTAAACTAATTAATTTTTTAAAAGCCGTTTTTATGAAGCATATTATAACAGGTGAAAATATTGATGATAAATACTTCAAAGTTTATATACCTCAACAAAAAAAATCGACAGTCGAAGAAGTTATAATCGAGTATTTAAAAAATATAAATAAATATAAATAA
- a CDS encoding rhodanese-like domain-containing protein, with amino-acid sequence MLINMNDYLKTDFDMIIDTRSPREFEESHIPGSINLYVLNNEEHHEIGYLYKQVSKKAANKKGVIYILKNIASHLENNEFENKKILIYCARGGKRSESFYVILRQLGFDVYKLNRGYKAYRKYVSVYLQNIPNNFLVLRGPSGCGKSELLQNLNPSLDLEGLANHYGSSFGSKGKQPSLKKSG; translated from the coding sequence ATGTTGATTAATATGAATGATTATCTGAAAACTGATTTTGATATGATTATAGATACCAGAAGCCCCAGAGAATTTGAAGAATCCCATATTCCGGGAAGTATAAATTTATATGTATTAAATAATGAAGAACATCACGAAATAGGGTATTTATATAAACAGGTTTCCAAAAAAGCCGCCAATAAAAAGGGTGTTATATATATTTTAAAAAATATTGCTTCGCATCTTGAAAATAATGAATTTGAAAATAAAAAAATTCTGATTTACTGTGCAAGGGGAGGAAAACGCTCCGAATCTTTTTATGTTATTTTAAGACAGCTTGGATTTGATGTTTATAAACTAAACAGAGGCTATAAAGCATATAGAAAATATGTCAGCGTATATTTACAAAATATACCGAATAATTTTTTGGTGCTCAGGGGGCCGAGTGGGTGCGGTAAAAGTGAATTATTACAAAATTTAAACCCGAGTCTTGATTTGGAAGGTTTGGCCAATCATTACGGAAGTTCTTTCGGTTCCAAAGGAAAACAGCCGTCTCTTAAGAAAAGTGGATAA
- the infC gene encoding translation initiation factor IF-3, with the protein MSKDKVLLNEEVVDFTDRVRFVDTQGEPKIVDSAKALETAYNKGLDLVCVAPNANPPVAKAMDYGKYRYEQERKKKEAKKKQVKIEVKEVKFTSKIQDNDINYKVKHIKDFLEKGKHVKLRVFLRGRELATPEKGFEVINRVWEMIKDVAEKQNEPKLEGNYINLLVTPVKKSKKK; encoded by the coding sequence ATGAGTAAAGACAAGGTTTTATTGAACGAAGAAGTAGTTGATTTTACAGACAGAGTAAGATTTGTAGATACCCAAGGTGAGCCTAAAATAGTAGATTCAGCAAAGGCGCTTGAAACAGCATATAATAAAGGTCTTGATTTGGTATGCGTAGCCCCAAATGCCAACCCTCCCGTTGCTAAAGCCATGGATTACGGAAAATACAGATATGAACAGGAAAGAAAGAAAAAAGAAGCAAAGAAAAAACAGGTTAAAATTGAAGTCAAAGAAGTAAAATTTACAAGTAAAATTCAAGACAACGATATAAATTATAAAGTTAAACATATAAAAGATTTTCTTGAAAAAGGAAAACATGTAAAACTAAGAGTTTTTTTAAGAGGAAGAGAACTTGCAACACCTGAGAAAGGTTTTGAAGTTATAAACAGGGTTTGGGAAATGATAAAAGATGTGGCTGAAAAACAAAACGAGCCTAAACTTGAAGGAAATTATATAAATTTACTGGTAACCCCTGTAAAAAAATCCAAGAAAAAATAA
- a CDS encoding molybdopterin oxidoreductase family protein produces the protein MKSVCTYCGVGCEIDAKIQDNKIVKITPVKDGISSGGELCIKGKYGFEFLNKRLNKHLISYKFIEKNANNMPFELQVRLANLKEFDENFYESPFSLAVDITAWKLKEIISNFSFHSIACIGGARTSVESAWMFQKFAREVIKTPHIDNCARVCHAPSLSGLKMSIGEGASSVDYDAIFDTEVIFIIGSNTTVAHPMVASRIIKAKKRGAKIIVVDVREIPIMKFADIKVILPLESNLLFLNAIAKELIENNLTDIDFIKKRCAKFEGYKELLLHDKYDKHFFKKLKGFEQVKEQIEEIAKLITKKTIFTWGLGVTEHIDGTESVNAISNLAMLTGNIGKIGAGVLPLRGQNNVQGACDVGCLPYYGPDYAIPEKIGEMTPDIIEEMLKGKIKAIVNMGEDILHIHPNQNKINKAFENLDFLIILEVMKNEITKKADIVFGVKSTYEKTGIYINAERRLHLSNPLIESDMPDDWEVLNEISNRLGENFSFATSEEVLNELKKEVKKI, from the coding sequence ATGAAATCTGTTTGCACATATTGCGGTGTAGGGTGTGAAATAGATGCCAAAATTCAGGATAATAAAATAGTAAAAATAACTCCTGTTAAAGACGGAATTTCAAGCGGCGGCGAGCTCTGTATAAAAGGAAAATACGGATTTGAATTTTTAAACAAGAGACTTAACAAACATCTGATAAGTTACAAATTTATTGAAAAAAATGCTAATAATATGCCGTTTGAACTTCAGGTTAGGCTTGCAAATTTGAAAGAATTTGATGAAAATTTTTATGAATCCCCTTTTAGTCTGGCTGTTGACATAACCGCCTGGAAATTAAAAGAGATTATAAGTAATTTTTCTTTCCATTCAATTGCCTGTATAGGTGGGGCCAGAACAAGCGTTGAAAGTGCCTGGATGTTTCAAAAGTTTGCAAGGGAAGTTATAAAAACCCCGCATATTGATAACTGTGCAAGGGTTTGCCACGCTCCAAGCCTCAGCGGACTTAAAATGAGTATAGGGGAGGGGGCGAGCAGTGTGGATTATGATGCAATTTTTGACACCGAGGTTATTTTTATAATCGGCTCTAACACAACGGTTGCACACCCGATGGTCGCAAGCAGGATAATAAAAGCCAAAAAAAGAGGCGCTAAAATAATAGTTGTTGATGTAAGGGAAATCCCTATTATGAAATTTGCCGATATTAAGGTTATTTTACCGCTTGAAAGTAATCTTTTATTTTTAAATGCAATTGCAAAAGAACTTATTGAAAACAATTTAACAGATATTGATTTTATAAAAAAAAGATGTGCTAAATTCGAAGGATACAAAGAACTTTTATTACATGATAAATATGATAAACATTTTTTCAAAAAATTAAAAGGGTTTGAGCAGGTAAAAGAGCAAATCGAAGAAATTGCGAAACTGATAACCAAAAAAACAATTTTTACATGGGGACTCGGAGTTACTGAACATATTGATGGAACAGAAAGTGTAAATGCTATAAGTAATTTAGCAATGCTTACAGGAAATATCGGCAAAATCGGTGCAGGGGTATTGCCTCTCAGGGGTCAGAATAACGTGCAGGGTGCCTGCGATGTGGGGTGTTTGCCTTATTACGGGCCTGATTATGCAATACCTGAAAAAATAGGGGAGATGACTCCGGATATAATAGAAGAGATGTTAAAAGGTAAAATAAAAGCTATTGTAAATATGGGGGAAGATATTTTGCATATTCATCCCAATCAGAATAAAATAAATAAAGCTTTTGAAAACTTGGACTTTTTAATAATTTTAGAAGTGATGAAAAATGAGATAACTAAAAAAGCTGATATTGTATTTGGAGTTAAAAGTACTTATGAAAAAACAGGTATTTATATAAATGCTGAAAGAAGGCTTCATCTATCAAATCCTTTAATTGAATCAGATATGCCGGATGACTGGGAAGTATTAAATGAAATTTCAAATAGACTCGGAGAAAATTTTAGTTTTGCCACAAGTGAAGAAGTTTTAAATGAATTGAAAAAGGAAGTTAAAAAGATTTAA
- the selA gene encoding L-seryl-tRNA(Sec) selenium transferase: protein MNLFRQIPKVDKLLKNKNLQDIPENVLLYSIHSVLNELREKIKNNKIDKIDENKIINEIEKKACGILSPSLINVINATGVTIHTNLGRSLIDEEIFDEAKKVSTHYCNLEYDLDKGKRGDRYHHSAKHLSFLFGCEDALVVNNNAAAVFLILNTFAKDKEVIVSRGELVEIGGSFRVPEVMKASGVKLVEVGTTNKTKPKDYEEAINENTAMLMKVHKSNYTIEGFSEEVYIDEIVNLSRKHNLLDYYDLGSAYIPKLPYGLSNAEPSINDIMKFLPSLISFSGDKLFGGVQAGIILGKKELINKLKKNQILRMFRVDKITLSLIQATTLAYIKKEYEKIPTLRQIFASIDELKNRAKKILSLTPALRANIKESKTYVGGGTMPNKAIPTVVIEIEGNAVNWEKKFREKLVIGRIENEHFVLDVRTIQDDEIEKLANIINKLISCEVKR, encoded by the coding sequence ATGAATCTGTTTAGACAAATTCCAAAAGTGGATAAACTTTTAAAAAATAAAAATCTTCAAGATATTCCAGAGAATGTTTTGCTTTATTCCATACATTCAGTTTTGAATGAACTCAGAGAAAAAATAAAAAATAATAAAATAGATAAAATAGATGAAAATAAAATAATAAATGAAATTGAAAAAAAAGCTTGCGGCATATTAAGCCCTTCTTTAATTAATGTAATTAATGCCACAGGTGTTACAATCCATACAAATCTCGGCAGAAGTTTGATAGATGAAGAGATTTTTGATGAAGCAAAGAAAGTCAGTACGCATTACTGTAATTTAGAATATGATTTGGATAAAGGAAAAAGGGGGGACAGGTATCATCACAGTGCGAAACATTTGAGTTTTCTTTTTGGGTGTGAAGATGCGTTGGTTGTTAATAATAATGCGGCGGCTGTATTTTTGATTTTAAACACATTTGCAAAAGACAAAGAGGTTATAGTGTCAAGAGGCGAACTTGTTGAAATAGGGGGAAGTTTCAGAGTGCCTGAAGTTATGAAAGCAAGCGGTGTAAAACTTGTTGAAGTCGGAACTACAAATAAAACAAAACCAAAAGATTATGAAGAGGCAATCAATGAAAATACAGCAATGCTTATGAAAGTTCACAAATCAAATTATACTATTGAAGGGTTTAGTGAAGAAGTTTATATTGATGAAATTGTCAATCTTTCCCGTAAACATAATCTGCTTGATTATTATGATTTGGGAAGTGCATATATTCCAAAGCTTCCTTACGGACTTTCAAACGCTGAGCCTTCAATTAATGATATAATGAAATTTTTACCTTCACTTATTAGTTTTAGCGGTGATAAACTTTTTGGAGGAGTTCAGGCGGGAATAATTCTTGGTAAAAAAGAACTTATTAATAAACTTAAAAAAAATCAGATATTAAGGATGTTCAGGGTTGATAAAATTACACTCTCCCTTATTCAGGCAACCACTCTTGCATATATTAAAAAAGAATATGAAAAAATTCCAACCCTCAGACAGATTTTTGCATCTATTGATGAACTCAAAAACAGGGCAAAAAAAATACTTAGCCTAACACCAGCCCTAAGGGCTAATATAAAAGAATCAAAAACATACGTAGGCGGGGGGACTATGCCAAATAAAGCCATTCCTACCGTGGTAATTGAAATTGAAGGAAATGCTGTGAATTGGGAGAAAAAATTTAGAGAAAAACTTGTTATCGGTAGAATAGAAAATGAACATTTTGTGCTTGATGTAAGAACAATTCAGGATGATGAAATAGAAAAACTTGCAAATATAATAAATAAATTAATAAGCTGTGAGGTGAAAAGATGA
- a CDS encoding YfdX family protein codes for MKRILTSVVLASILVSSSLAADAKTAQVSKKAVIKAEKKAQNTELANEAVKAIQYTQDTLIYISGKNTKKAKDSIKKAIGELSDLLNRPNTPYLLPVDVQINAYQYQGDVKDVKKLVNEVKILVAENKLPQAREVLNSLRSEIVIKTINLPIATYPAALNLALKYINEGKAKEAKDVLSMALSTLVETDTVIPIPLIKAQALVKNASESVKKDKNQALKYLDEAKKQISLAEILGYTSTSDTTYKMLKEQITQLEKEIKNGSKTENIFKKLLQKIEEFKEKAIKTFHK; via the coding sequence ATGAAAAGAATTTTAACATCAGTGGTATTGGCTTCCATTTTGGTATCATCTAGTTTAGCCGCAGATGCAAAAACCGCTCAGGTGAGTAAAAAAGCCGTAATCAAAGCGGAAAAAAAAGCCCAAAACACTGAACTTGCAAATGAAGCGGTAAAAGCTATCCAATATACCCAGGATACATTAATATATATAAGCGGAAAAAATACTAAAAAAGCAAAAGACTCAATAAAAAAAGCTATTGGGGAACTTAGCGATTTATTAAATAGACCTAATACACCTTATCTTTTACCTGTTGATGTTCAAATTAACGCATATCAATATCAAGGGGATGTAAAAGACGTAAAAAAACTTGTAAATGAAGTAAAAATACTTGTAGCAGAAAATAAATTACCTCAGGCAAGGGAAGTATTAAATTCTCTGAGAAGCGAAATTGTGATCAAAACAATCAATTTGCCTATTGCAACATATCCGGCGGCTCTTAATTTGGCGTTAAAATATATAAATGAAGGAAAAGCCAAAGAAGCAAAAGATGTTTTGTCAATGGCGCTTTCAACATTGGTAGAAACAGATACCGTTATTCCTATCCCGCTTATCAAAGCTCAAGCCCTTGTTAAAAATGCCAGTGAAAGTGTTAAAAAAGACAAAAACCAGGCTTTAAAATATTTAGATGAAGCAAAAAAACAGATATCTTTAGCTGAAATTTTAGGATATACAAGCACAAGCGATACAACATACAAAATGTTAAAAGAACAAATTACACAGCTTGAAAAAGAGATTAAAAACGGCAGTAAAACAGAAAATATATTTAAAAAACTTCTTCAAAAAATCGAAGAGTTCAAAGAAAAAGCAATTAAAACTTTTCACAAATAA